The Candidatus Eremiobacteraceae bacterium genome has a segment encoding these proteins:
- a CDS encoding TetR family transcriptional regulator — protein MKVRSRARLGITPAREEAEQAFLDAAERLLVSVGYADITTRKLAEEAGLNHGLVHYYFGSMPELLLQVLERHTDRLIKRQREMYAEDKPFIEKWRNAMGYLDEDSADGYAKVWFELQAMSWNDAEMRKRVAKVDLAWFQVVTEAFDKAFDEYGLDRNAYPLEAIVTLVSTFNLGMHLRMLSGIRTGHAALLKAIDDWLQKLESQKRTKRKP, from the coding sequence CAAGCGTTCCTCGATGCGGCGGAACGATTGCTCGTCAGCGTAGGCTATGCCGACATCACAACCCGCAAGCTGGCCGAAGAAGCTGGACTCAATCACGGGCTCGTGCACTACTATTTCGGGTCCATGCCGGAGCTGTTGCTCCAAGTCCTCGAGCGCCATACGGACCGCCTCATCAAGCGTCAACGCGAGATGTACGCCGAGGATAAACCGTTCATCGAAAAGTGGCGCAATGCGATGGGCTACCTCGACGAAGACTCGGCCGACGGCTACGCCAAGGTGTGGTTCGAATTGCAAGCGATGTCGTGGAACGACGCCGAGATGCGCAAGCGCGTCGCCAAAGTGGACCTAGCCTGGTTTCAAGTCGTCACCGAGGCGTTCGACAAGGCTTTTGACGAGTACGGACTTGACCGCAACGCATATCCGCTAGAAGCGATCGTGACGCTGGTCTCCACATTCAACCTGGGAATGCATCTGCGGATGCTCTCCGGTATCCGAACAGGTCACGCGGCCTTGCTTAAAGCCATCGATGATTGGCTTCAAAAACTCGAATCCCAAAAAAGGACGAAACGAAAACCATGA